In the genome of Polaribacter sp. MED152, one region contains:
- a CDS encoding carboxypeptidase-like regulatory domain-containing protein: MKKKLLIIFVLTISCFSYSQKVTLTGFVKDSLQNPLPYANVISKPKDVSKNLQFAITDNEGYYKLILQKGDTITISISYLGYIPLDYEFVALKDTKKDFILQQASEQLDEVVIEMPVTVRGDTTTYKTSKFIDGSERKLKNVLKKLPGVEVDKNGGVTVQGKKVTKMLVDGKKFFGGNSKLAVENIPADAVGNVEVIDNYNEVSFLKGLSDSDDMAMNIKLKEDKKRFVFGDIEAGKGNKDFYKASANLFYYSPKTNVNFIGNINNIGEKTFTFRDYMSFSGGVNAVFSGNFSWKGGDFSQFMQSNDMLSSQHKFGALNITKVATKKLDVSGYAIVSNSETASFIENLNEYTTFSEKRTNTTNADNLLGIGNLNLEYNPNSKEKWYARSQVKRTNNINNNSLISLIDGNTNTINTDRDLTATYINQNIEWHKRQNDKHTFSSVFNYVFDKSDKTTFWDTQDPILQGLIPADNNQTLLRINQLKNTQEHNFDGVFKHFWEINNNNHIYTTLGNKFSNENFITDDSQLLDDGTINNFAPDGFGNDVNFKLNDFFVGMHYKFRTGIFTVKQGFEAHNYSWSLQNQTNLDKNKWVVLPDFLAKIEFTKSKKVTINYNLKTSFSDASRFANRFYLQSYNSVFRGNENIENNLYHAARIYYSRFSLFRGLMLFASLNYNKQIRGVRNTVDFNDINQFLTVKMFDNPSENWRGNIHLEKSIKKLKYKFDIGFNNSKYIQELNNNIQTNTNNNYDYELGIQTLIDKFPTIEVGLKRTIGNFTASTNTSKFVTTEPFITIDYDFLESFIFNFDYRKSNYQNKTLDQKNTYEIANATLSYKNEDSAWSYKLTAQNLFNAQFKQSNSFSDFLISDRKTFILPRIIMLSIGYNL; this comes from the coding sequence ATGAAAAAGAAACTCCTAATTATTTTTGTACTTACAATTTCGTGTTTTAGTTATTCCCAAAAAGTAACGTTAACGGGTTTTGTAAAAGATAGCTTACAAAACCCTTTGCCTTATGCAAATGTAATTTCAAAACCCAAAGATGTTTCTAAAAATTTGCAATTTGCAATTACTGATAACGAAGGGTATTACAAGCTAATTTTACAAAAAGGAGATACGATTACTATTAGTATTTCTTATTTAGGTTACATACCTTTAGATTATGAGTTTGTTGCATTAAAAGACACAAAAAAAGATTTTATTTTACAACAAGCTTCAGAGCAATTAGATGAGGTGGTTATAGAAATGCCAGTAACTGTAAGAGGAGATACCACTACTTACAAAACCAGTAAATTTATAGATGGTTCAGAACGCAAATTAAAAAATGTGTTAAAAAAGCTACCAGGCGTTGAGGTAGATAAAAATGGTGGAGTTACTGTGCAAGGTAAAAAAGTAACCAAAATGTTAGTAGATGGCAAAAAATTTTTTGGTGGTAATTCTAAGTTAGCAGTAGAAAATATTCCAGCTGATGCTGTGGGTAATGTAGAGGTTATTGATAATTACAACGAAGTTTCCTTTTTAAAAGGCTTGTCAGATTCAGATGATATGGCTATGAACATCAAACTAAAAGAAGATAAAAAACGCTTTGTTTTTGGTGATATAGAAGCTGGTAAAGGCAATAAAGATTTTTACAAAGCAAGTGCTAATTTGTTTTATTATTCTCCGAAAACGAATGTTAATTTTATAGGGAACATTAATAATATTGGCGAAAAAACTTTCACGTTTAGAGATTATATGAGTTTTTCTGGTGGAGTAAATGCAGTTTTTAGCGGTAATTTTAGTTGGAAAGGTGGCGACTTTTCTCAGTTTATGCAAAGTAATGATATGTTGAGTAGTCAACATAAATTTGGAGCTTTAAACATAACCAAAGTAGCTACAAAAAAATTAGATGTTTCAGGTTATGCCATTGTTTCTAATTCAGAAACAGCAAGTTTCATAGAAAATTTAAATGAATACACTACGTTTTCAGAAAAAAGAACCAACACAACAAATGCAGATAACCTTTTAGGTATTGGTAATTTAAACTTAGAATACAACCCTAATTCTAAAGAAAAATGGTATGCCAGAAGTCAAGTAAAAAGAACCAATAATATCAATAATAACAGTTTAATTTCTTTGATTGATGGCAATACAAACACTATAAACACAGATAGAGATTTAACAGCAACCTACATCAACCAAAATATAGAATGGCATAAAAGACAAAATGATAAACACACGTTTTCTTCTGTTTTTAATTATGTGTTCGATAAAAGTGATAAAACTACTTTTTGGGACACACAAGATCCTATTTTACAAGGTTTAATTCCTGCTGATAATAACCAAACTTTATTACGAATTAATCAACTTAAAAATACACAAGAGCATAATTTTGATGGTGTTTTTAAACATTTTTGGGAAATTAATAACAACAATCATATTTATACAACTTTAGGTAACAAATTTAGTAATGAAAATTTTATAACTGATGATAGTCAACTTTTAGATGATGGTACTATAAACAACTTTGCACCAGATGGTTTTGGAAACGATGTAAACTTTAAATTAAACGACTTTTTTGTTGGTATGCATTATAAATTTAGAACAGGCATATTTACTGTAAAACAAGGTTTTGAAGCTCATAATTACAGTTGGTCTTTACAAAATCAAACCAATTTAGATAAAAATAAGTGGGTGGTTTTACCAGATTTTTTAGCAAAAATTGAGTTTACTAAATCTAAAAAAGTTACTATTAATTACAATTTAAAAACATCGTTTTCTGATGCCAGTAGATTTGCAAATCGTTTTTATTTACAATCGTACAATTCCGTTTTTAGAGGAAATGAAAATATAGAAAACAATTTATATCATGCTGCAAGAATTTATTACAGTAGATTTAGTTTGTTCAGAGGTTTAATGCTGTTTGCAAGTTTAAACTATAACAAACAAATAAGAGGTGTTAGAAATACAGTTGATTTTAATGACATCAACCAATTTTTAACGGTAAAAATGTTTGATAATCCTTCAGAAAATTGGCGTGGAAATATTCATTTAGAAAAATCCATAAAAAAACTAAAGTATAAGTTCGATATTGGTTTTAACAACTCAAAATACATACAAGAATTAAACAATAACATCCAAACCAACACAAATAACAATTACGATTATGAGTTAGGTATTCAAACCTTAATTGATAAATTTCCAACAATAGAAGTTGGTTTAAAGAGAACAATAGGTAATTTTACAGCAAGTACAAACACTTCTAAATTTGTAACTACAGAGCCTTTTATTACTATAGATTATGATTTTTTAGAAAGCTTCATTTTTAATTTTGATTACAGAAAAAGCAACTATCAAAATAAAACATTAGATCAAAAAAACACGTATGAAATTGCTAATGCAACGCTTTCTTATAAAAATGAAGATTCTGCTTGGAGTTATAAACTAACAGCACAAAACTTGTTTAATGCACAGTTTAAACAAAGCAACAGTTTTTCAGACTTTTTAATTTCAGATCGTAAAACCTTTATTTTACCAAGAATCATAATGTTGTCTATTGGGTATAATTTGTAA